The following nucleotide sequence is from Vibrio sp. SCSIO 43136.
ATAGCCAACGGTCGCTGTTTTTGATGCGGAAAATAAAGGCGAGTGAGAATAGCACCAGTGCTTTAATCACCATGACCCCTAAGGTAAGGCCGATGATGATAAAGAAATCACTGAATAGGACAGCAAAATCGATGCCCGCCCCAACGGTGATGAAGAATAGCCCCAGTAACAAGCCTTTAAATGGATCGATGTTGGATTCTAGCTCGTGTCTGAATTCACTGTTTGCTAACACTACGCCTGCTAGGAAGGTCCCCAATGCAGGAGACAGTCCAACCAAACTCATCAGAGCTGCAATACCAATCACTAACATGAGTGCAGCGGCAGTAAAAATCTCTCGCAGCCCCGAGCTTGCAACGAATCTAAACAGTGGACGAGACAAATAATGTCCAGCAAAGACCACACCTACGATTGAGGCAGTAATGACTAGTCCATATGCCCAGCCTGGAAGGCCAGCGACTAAGCTCAATTCTTCATGGTGCTCGGCTGCGGAATGAGCTGCACTCTGCGCTTTTTCAACCAGCTCTGGTAGAGATAACAAAGGAATGAACGCCAGCATTGGAATGACGGCGATATCTTGGAACAGCAACACGGAAAATGCGTTTTGTCCGCCTTCGGTTTTTGATAAACCTTTTTCACTAAATGTTTGCAATACGATGGCGGTAGAAGACAGGGCGAAAATGAGACCAATAGTCAGAGCGATTGTCCATGTGATACCCAATGCCATCGCAATTGCCATCACGATGACGGTTGTAGCACCCACTTGCAATCCGCCTAATCCGATCAAGCGGTTGCGCATTGCCCACAGCATTTTAGGTTCTAGTTCTAAGCCTACGAGGAACAGCATCATCACCACACCAAATTCAGCAAAGTGCTGTATGGTAGTAGTTTCATCTCCCACAAGGCCAATCACAGGGCCAATGACGACCCCAGCAATCAGATAACCGAGTACTGAGCCTAGACCCAGGCGTTTAGCAATAGGGACTGCGATAACGGCCGCTACAAGGTAAATAAAAGCTTGGAGGAACAGACTGGTCATACATTCGACTCCTTATTTACTTTGTCTAAGTAGTAATTAAGCTTTTCAGCACTACTTGCTTGTGCAATGTCTATCTTATCGTCTACAAGCCAACTAAGAAGCTCTCCATAGCGAGCTGCATGAGACTCGATTCGCTTTTCTTCTAAAGCGGTACGTGCACCAAACAGAGCAAATGGTGGAAGGTAGTTCATGCCCGTGAGTGAGGCCATTTGTTCAAGCGGTTGTAGCAATTGGCGAATGGTGAAATGGTTATAGCCATCAGCATGGTAGGCTTCAGCTTTGCCGCCGGCAGAAAGGACACACAAGAAGGTTTTGCCGTTCAGTGCCTCACCACCATTGCCATAGGCAAATCCATACTCCAGTACCAAGTCTTGCCACTCTTTGAGTATAGCTGGAGTGGAGTACCAATAGAGAGGAAACTGGAAAATGATCACATCGTGGTCGATTAAGCGTTGTTGTTCCCTATCGATATTGATTCCATAGCTTGGGTACTCTTGATATAGGTCGACACAAGTCACTCCTTCTGATTTCTGAGCGGCTTTAAATAGCGGTGCGTTAACTTCTGAACGATGCTGTGATGGATGGGCATATAGCACCAAGACACGTTTTTTACTCATAGATATCCTTAAATGAAGTAGCTAAAACTTAGTACACTACTCAATAGAGTTACTATCTATTCTTGGTGTTAATTGATTGTTTGGCAATTATAAATTTAACGGATTTAAAAATTAGCTAGTGAGTGACAGCGCCAATATATACAACGCACTCCCCCCTAAACTCAGTAGTGTGGCTAACATCCCCGTGATACGAAAGCGCAACTGCTCTTTAACTTGTGATACCCCATAAGCGTGAATGATGCGGCCGATTAGTAGCAGTGCTCCAGCAATATGAAGGAAGAGGGCATTGCCTCCATTTTGCTCAAGCATGTAGAGCAATATGAGGGTTAAAGGCACATACTCGGCGAAATTGCCATGAACACGGCTGGCACGCAGCAGTTCTTTACTCTCTCCTGTCCCTACGGCGATTTTCTCTTTTCTGCGTAAGGTGAAAGTACGATTGCTTAGGTACATGAAGACTAGCGCCAGCAATGCGGCGTAAACTGGGGTGATCATATTGGCTCCTTAATTACCACATTGGCGTGGTAGCACGCTTTATCTGGGTTGTATTCAAATTCAAGAAAGTGCTGGATACTGTCCAAGCTGTCTGCTTGATAGTGGGAAACATAAAGCAGTTGACATAAC
It contains:
- a CDS encoding MAPEG family protein — protein: MITPVYAALLALVFMYLSNRTFTLRRKEKIAVGTGESKELLRASRVHGNFAEYVPLTLILLYMLEQNGGNALFLHIAGALLLIGRIIHAYGVSQVKEQLRFRITGMLATLLSLGGSALYILALSLTS
- a CDS encoding monovalent cation:proton antiporter-2 (CPA2) family protein, whose translation is MTSLFLQAFIYLVAAVIAVPIAKRLGLGSVLGYLIAGVVIGPVIGLVGDETTTIQHFAEFGVVMMLFLVGLELEPKMLWAMRNRLIGLGGLQVGATTVIVMAIAMALGITWTIALTIGLIFALSSTAIVLQTFSEKGLSKTEGGQNAFSVLLFQDIAVIPMLAFIPLLSLPELVEKAQSAAHSAAEHHEELSLVAGLPGWAYGLVITASIVGVVFAGHYLSRPLFRFVASSGLREIFTAAALMLVIGIAALMSLVGLSPALGTFLAGVVLANSEFRHELESNIDPFKGLLLGLFFITVGAGIDFAVLFSDFFIIIGLTLGVMVIKALVLFSLAFIFRIKNSDRWLFGLSLAQAGEFGFVLLSFSVQNHVLPTDLAQTLSLVVAISMFLTPGLFILFDKVILPRYEQKSNDKEPDQIEEMGTVIVAGVGRFGQIVNRLLVSNGIKTVVLDHQANQVDAVRQIGTKAYFGDATRPDLLHTAGIEHAAAVVVAMDGQEACVELVRYIKHTYPKVVVIARAFDRGHNYQLRQAGADIIESETYHSALEIGGHALRTLGVHPFLIEQQKGSYKRVEDAKSDLLYKAWEGGSDEVRFDNNYRDLFIQLEESIFEEMQKDRSDRHTRSERGWTPPPKGYADKLD
- a CDS encoding NAD(P)H-dependent oxidoreductase, whose product is MSKKRVLVLYAHPSQHRSEVNAPLFKAAQKSEGVTCVDLYQEYPSYGINIDREQQRLIDHDVIIFQFPLYWYSTPAILKEWQDLVLEYGFAYGNGGEALNGKTFLCVLSAGGKAEAYHADGYNHFTIRQLLQPLEQMASLTGMNYLPPFALFGARTALEEKRIESHAARYGELLSWLVDDKIDIAQASSAEKLNYYLDKVNKESNV